aataaaaaatatatatattgtgtaaaTCATCACTCCtttaataacaatataaatactgtaacTGAGAAATACACAAACTCAAGAGATATCTCGGTCACGCTCTGTTAAGATCTTAGACATGTGCTCATCAGCAGAGGTGAAATTAGTTAGCGTGGGTGCTTAAATAAATCCTTGTGGCAGCATCCATTCAGAACATTATCATGGTCTATAAATGatcttcttctgtctttccaTTCTTCTGTAAAAACACTCAGTTTTGACTTACTGCCAGGCCGTAACGAGGAATACTGAAGTACTTCAGCCAAGCCAGCCAGTCCATGATGCTGGGTAGGTTCACCAGGAGACCTGAGaaaatctacacacacacacaacagaaactCAGACTCCAGGAGTTTTCTtcacaacagacaaacacaagtgACAAGTGCCTGATCTTAGGatccatttttgtgtttctgctgttttctcacAGTTAATGTGTAGCCTGTATGTTGACTGTATTGTATTTAAAACATTCAAGTGTTTAGCGCTgacgcctcacagcaagaaggttctgggttttaaCCCAGGCCGACTGTGTGGGGTTCTCCATGTGTTAGCCACATGGACACATCTGACACATACAAACAGGCTGAACAATAATTTAACAATCTAAAGCTACATAAAAGTGTCTCTCACCATCATGAAGACAAACGTGATGGTCATGAAGATGTTGGCGAGAGCCACGATGCTCTGGTCCGCTGAGATGGCCATGGTCATGGCTGTGGCTGTGTAGGCCACCAGAGTCACTGTCAGAGTGAAGACAAAGAAGCCTTCCACTGTGGACTTGAGACCTGagtggacacacacatataaataaataggttCTTTATTTTTGACCGAGTGGCCGAACATTCAAACCTTCCGTCGCTGAGCTCGTTGTTACCAATCAGAAAGTAGACAATGCAGCTGAAGACGACGGAGGTGACGGTGCGCAGGGTGACGTCAGACAGGATCTTAGAGAGGAAGTAGACGGACACTCTGTAGTAGCCGCTGATGTACTCGTGCCTGTCACGGGAGAAACACATCAACCTGCTCATAACAGATGCACTCTTGGATTATCAAGGATATTTTAACGCTCTCTCTCCGTCCTACGAGTACGCACACAAACAGCTTCCTCTCGGTGATGAAGAGCTCGGCTGCAGACACGGTGCTGAAACACTGGTTGGTGGTGATGAAGAAGAGGGCACCCATCCTGTAGGACACAACAAACCAGCTCACTGATGAGCCCGGACAAGACTTAACTTCATCATAAAGTCTTTATGTGATAGTCCACATGCACAGCCTACAGGTTACAGGTCTGACTCCAGGTGtccacacagacagaggagacagtCTTGTTTAGTCAGTCCACAGAGGAacacacagtattaggaagttggttttaatgctgtggctgatttgtCCCGAGGCCTCTGTACTATTGATATTCATggtcatctttcttttcttttttctgacactcttttactcttttactcTACCCTGCACcgagagaaaaggagggaggggtgtaAAACTTTAAGGCATTTAAGCCGCATACACTGGTGTCCACCTATACGCAGTGACCTTGAATATAATGACATTAGGTCCTTATATTCCACTGAACcatgcacagaaaaaagaaagaaagacagagatcACTGAGTTTTCTGATGTGATTTACTGTGTGACTTGTGAGTGCCAGGTTGTGCACAATACAACACAGTAAGAGGATTAGTGACACAGGAATTACTCTACTTTTCACACTTCTCCATGGGCAGCAgccattcatttaaactgaacaGGTGTTATTAGACGTGTTGTGATACGATCTAGCTGCACATTATAACACAAgtactttaacctcctgagacctgtgCTTTAGCCCGCTAcgcttttttaatttctccaaggtgtcTGGGATGAGTAGGAACTAAGAACTACATGTCCTTATATGTGGATTATATACTTTCAACGTCACCAATATGTTTGCgcgtcatattaaactagaaaagttaatataGACGAATAAACAAGTTATAACTGtgaaatttgatgaggttttgcactTTTGTCATGCgatagttatgaggataaaaatttaaatgaagcagaataagctgcaacaaaaatTAAACTTAAGTTCCcaatatgaggacgcagggtatCAGGAGGTTAAACTATGAGGTTGTCAAACATTTACTCGGTACCACTTTCTGTTAAGGCACCGGGCGTATTATTACCAAGGTCGCAGgggtcaaacatacggcccgtgggccTAAAGCGGCCTGTCAGAGGGTTTAATCCGGCCCATGGCGGGATgaagacacaacactgagacctggaactaTACGGAGACTGCACTTGTTCAAATTGTCTGTTGTTCATGACATGCTTTGTAacagtgcagttcattaaatgttaacattttcattatGAACTTCTTCGCTCTAAACCAAAGGAGGAGcatttggagttgtcattattttagGTTGATACACCcgtgtgttactggtccggcccacttCAGTTCAAACTGGGACGTATGTGGTCCCTGAACTAAAAGAAGTGTGACACCGCTGACCTATTATATTGTTGCTGTATGGATTAGACAAGTAAGTAATTTATGGAAAGTGGAAAATCCAACTAACGaatgatgtttgtgtttgttgttgtctttagttagcaatttatttatcttctatgaaacgtcttcaggacCAGAATCGTTTATAAACTGATTATTAACTGTTACAGCTGCAGACTGGAGTTGGACTAGACTGGATTTACTGTTTTTCACAATTGCAGGTGACTGATTAACTTTGGCTGATAGCTGAAGTTAATAACTGCATTTATTACAACTGCATCCTTTTAGATAGAAACCACATTAAATCGGTCATCGTGACACAAGAGTCTCTATTCAATAACTGGACCGTTATTTGAATATGTGGTAACAGACACATTTATGTGttaagtaatttattttcttcacacatACACCAGCTCATCAATATATATGCTTAAGTTAGATATCAACGTTTATACTACAATAGGTCAGTGAGCTGTGAACGTTTACAAATGGACTGTGGTCCAGATATATGTCACAATTATATAGAAGTGCTCTAATTGTAACTTTGATGAGTATCACAGATGAATGAAACTCGTTAACAGCTcagtaaagtgtttttttttatcttattaatgACTTAAAACTCATCTATAAGGCATTATTCAATAATTAACATATATAAGTCCAGTTTATAAACCTTACTATGCCTAAATATGAGCATCTCCAGTTTTGATGTtatagaacaaaataaaaaacacacttctATTTACAGGTATAGGTGTATAGCACAAGAATAGAATAGCATCAGATCAACAAGACCAAGATCTTTTCTTTGTCTACACAAGTCCTATATAGGTCACACAGCAGGACGCTATCGGAAATGCTATAAACTGTTTACGCGTGTTTTTAATAAGCAAACCCAGGAAGAAGGAGTAGAACTCAAAATAGAAACGCAGTTTCAGTGTTAATAGTGTAAATAAAGGgtcttcaggccaaggaccccaaactgatggagagattaagtagggaccccccacctactatatgtgttctatattaaactaggactagtttataaatatacaatattattatcattttgcattcagtattaagctattcaaattaaaaaagattaaaaaaatatatataaaaatgtctaatcaaccaaagattttgcacccccctgcagtaccaccacggaccccctaggggtcacggaccccctgttgaagacctatgatgtaaaTGTCAAATGCAGCTGTCTTGCGAAGTTGCTTTCACCTGTTCTGGATGCCGCTCTGATCGTCTTTGACCCCGAAGAAAATGGCTCCTACGATGAGAGCGAGGAAAACATTGACTCCCAGCTGTACGGGGCAAAACCAAGAGATTTAGACACAGACGCCGAGATGATTTTCAAGAATAAGCCTTCTCACAGTATCCACAATTCACTGGTTTATAAACTgctggacagatgttagagatCTGCGGGAGTACGTCTCAGTGCAGGAATCAGTGCAGCAGTTCTCATAATTTCTGGGGATCATGGGTCAAGTGCACAGCCGGACAGAAGATGACAGGAAAGAGTGAGAAGAGCGAAGGCAACACAAGTTTCTAAGCCCAACAATTTTACAGATTATGACAGGACTAAGCGGTTCCCAGGGTGAACGGATAAGCCAATAAGGTTGAGCCTTTTTCACCTCATTCCCCTCAGCCCCTCATGTGGAAGTAGTGGGGCGGTGGAGGGACAGGTCATGATGCCGTCATGTGATGACTCCCAGACCGAGGCCAACGGGCTTTTGCCAGATATGATATCACTTCAGATCCCGGCCCAAACAGGCAAGAGTCGGGTCACAACAGTCACCAAAGCCGATTACAGCGCCCACGCCACCCCGAGGCCCTCTTGTGGGATTATTTTGACTTATTTAGGGCCAATTAGCTGTTAATAATTCTTAAAGTGAGGAGACTTCAGACGGCATTTTGCCGCCATGGGGCAACTAATGAGAGCATTAAGAGCACCGGggcaccgtgtgtgtgtgcatcctgctcATGACGAACGCACGGACACAGATTATATTATGACCTTAACTTAATTTAAAGGTGTTAATTTTGTTAAAGGACGCGAAAATCAACTCGGTCTGTTTTTCACAACTTCCAATAGTGAATGAAGACGACAACAACTCTTAATAATATGATATTATAGCAACAATGTGCGATTGCTGCGCTCCGGAGCaaaattaagacaaaaatattaaattagacAAGAGATCAGCCAAATAGATCAATGAAACATTTGACGTTTTGTTAGAGCCACTTATTTCCTGTCTACTTTCTGCTCACGTGGTTGTTCTGGTTTCCATTACTTCTCCggtcttcatgctaagctaatcacCTGCTAAAGGGAACTGTGAGTTTACCTGAGCCACAGATGTTTGGGGGTTCAACATGAGGTTCTGAAAGGTTCTCTTGAGAACCCATCGCAGCTGGTGAAAGAAGGAGGTGTTGTAGGTGATGGTGCGGGACTTTGGACGCGATATATACTCCTTATCCTGGACGATGCGTTCCAGCTCGGCCCGCGTGGTGCCGGAgtagctgctgtttttgtaCTCCTCTACCAGACGCTCCTCGATGCTCTGCCTGGAGCTGCTAAGCTCCTCAAAGTCCAAATCTGTTCAAGCATTCAAGAGGTGAGTGAGAAAATTTCGATATTAGAACTCGTGATTACAACCGATGCCAATAATCgcataaaaaacagaattaaaggAGGATTGAAGAGTACAGATGATGTGTTTTCGTGTTGAGATGGAGAACAAtttacaataatgataataataatgtcatggTCTCACAACCCTGCagaaaatgtaaagtaaatatcaggatattttgttttcaatgtTTGATTATTTTGCCTGTTACCTGATAAATAAGTGAACTGTTTTTACGTTCTTATGTTTATGTTCTGTATTAGACTAGTTTACCTTCTATTATTTGCTCTGTTCTAAtctaaataaaaagttaaaataaataagttaaaataaactgttgctAAGCGATATGCAAATTAAAATCACCTTGTCGTGATATTAAAAACTTTCTTCAAATGTCAGAATGTACTTTAAAAATTGGTCTCTAACATCCTAAGTGCAGAAAAGTGGATTGTCATGGttcattatcaaaaaaaaaaaaaacatatgaaaaaatgCTAATGGTTGTTTAGAAAGGTCCTTGATAAATGTCTCATATGATTAATTAAACAAGCACTCATATTAATTTTACTGTAATATATTTAACATCTATTATGTTCTTGGTCTGTGAACGGGATTTTATGTGAGTATTTTGTTCTTAACGATGAGAATCTTATTGagcaattttgttgttgtttgttttgttgtatcaTGCATCCGATGACAATTAAATCTTTTCTGATTCCTAATTTCTAATTAAGACTAAATAATCCATGTGCTCCTCTGTATATATAAATTCGCACACTGTTActaaatattcagtgtttttatgaatCTGTCCCAGAATTcagaagaaataattaaatcctGACTGATGGACGGTTACTACGTGTCGTTACCTTCAGAGCCGTGCACTTTGGTCATGGCGGTGGCCGTGAAGTCTCCATTGATAACATCCAGGAAGAAGTCGGCTGGGTTGTTGTGTGGCTCACAGGAATAGcctgcaacacaaaacacaatgaagatGTGTCTTGtggtaataatgataataataataataataagacattCTGAGGGCATATAGTCACCTATGTTGGCGAAGTAGTCCAAAGCGTTTGGAGCTGGTCCGTGATAAACCATTTTACCACTGACCAACAGGGTCAGAGTGTCAAACAGCCTGTAGATGGAGTAGCGAGGTTGGTGGATGGACATAATTATGGTTCTTCCATTACTGGCCATTCTGCAAAAAGCAGTAatgaaatcattattattattagtttattgaattgggacaatgcacataaATCAAGAGtgatgcgttagtcatcagtgtaaatggacttagcacaaatgctaattttcagccgtagtcccaaggcaggtagacaacacagacagagaagactttaaagCAACAATCATACAATAGACAAATATAGAACCAACACAGATAGGTAACgtcaaaataaaccaaaatgtaCACCGACAGACAATATTGAAATAGACAAtgttatgacaaaacatttgacccacaatcatatatatatatatatccacattAATGGACCAAGAACCAAAGACTAcgcatcagattaagaaaactatttagaCTATGTGAGTAcacatctgattttttttatccagtgttttgagattattttaaaaaacataagTAGTTGTCGTAGTTTGGGACGTGTGGTGGTAACTCGTTCCAggaatgtgtttcttttacagATAAGACCCTTTGGGAGAATTTAATCCTACGCCTCGGTACATTACAGCCACATCTAGTTACAGCTCTCGTTCTTCGACCTTCAGTGTATTTTCTCTGgatgaactcattcatttaaaactttgaaaatgagACAGACATCCATAAAGATTTGATAGCTGTCTACatcaagaatattatacttttttaggACATTACAATTTTAACTGTCAACCACTCCAAGATATATAatctatatttaaatgtatatagtattttttttatatacactaGTACTACCTAAGAAGCAGTAGCACAAATGAAGATAAACAATGATCTCTCTCTGACACTACTCCTCGTGATTGTTTTTGCGTGTTCAGTGAATTATTATAAACATTTTAACCTTGTCACTATAATATATTTACAACACCTGAAACGCCAGTCAGTTACGACAATCATGAAGTGTAAACTGGAAATATAAAGGATGGAAACAAATTAATTGGGGGTTGGACTGTAAAAGACAAGCTACACGAGGTCAGAATAAAAAATCAGCCTAAAAACATAGGGCATAATTTGACTGGAAGGTGAAAATGCGCTATTTTAACACTCCAATTATTACGTCAAAATACAGTAATACGTCTGAACTATGCTGGAGGGATTGTGGCGCGGTGGGTGACTTTTCAAAGTCTGTTCAAAAGGAGATTAAACAGattctgtgtattattttccCCTTGGAGCCAGCACTTTAATGAAGTCTGAGAGTACTTTCAATGCCACAGAGGTCAATTTCAAGTTGGGCGAGGAGTTCGATGAGACGACTGCAGACGGCCGCAACACCAAGACCACCATCACTTTTGAGATTAATTTCTGGTATAATATTTGACAGTGTAACAGATAAAAATCTTCACTGAGAATCCTGCTTCCGATGGCGAAAAAGACGATAACAGCTTCCTGGTTAAAACCACAACCTCCCAGTGTAACGCAACGGAGAGACAGggtaaaaaatgtgtttatcatGGAAGAAATCATAGTAAGACTCCAGCTGAAAACAGATGTATTTGTTAAAAGATGGTCATCACTAAGACAGGCAATGCCAGGACTCTAGTCACCTCCTCCTATGGGACATATGTTGTACATCTATAACACCTACAGGTAACTGCAAAGATCTGgtatgaaacaaaatgaaaagaaagatttgGAAAGTAATATGCACCAAGTGTTACTGTAACACAGGACCTATAACCACTGTGTGATAAAGTCAGAGTAACAACAAAGATTCAGAGTTTCATAACCTTTTGAGCAACAGCAGGACAGAGTTGGCAGTGCTTGCATCCAGCCCAGTGGTGGGCTCGTCCAGGAAGAGAACCGCCGGATCAATAATCAGCTCCATGCCAATGtttgtcctcttcctctctcctcctgagATTCCCCGGGTCATCTGTGTCCCCACCTGGGAAATGAAAGCAGTCCACAGAAGACAGATGAGTGAATCTATTGTGACCCTGAGCTGTGGTCTTAACAGACCTGTAATTGAGGGGACAGCTGAGTCCGGTGTGTTATTATCCACCTTGGAGTCGGCCACTTTGGTGAGACCCAGCTCTTTGATGAGATGATTGACTCGAGCCTCCTTCTCGCTCTGTGGCACGGAGCTGGGCAGACGCAGCGCCGCGGAGAAACGTAGATTCTCCCTCACCGTCAGTGTCCCCATGACCACGTCGTCCTGAGGGAGAGACAAGAGCTTCGGTTCAAATGTCAGAGAAAGGGATTGTTCAGTTTGTTATGTTTTAGTGAGTGTTTGCACATGTCTACTTAACGCTCCCTCAGTTTAAGCTTCATGAAAAATACCAAAAGCAACAAATTACTGTCGGAGAGATACAGGCTCACATTTAGGCTAAATGTTGTGCCGTGAAAGTGAAGAACGATATAAATTATATTGTCCATTATTTAGAGACCCCCCACAAAGCTCACATTAAAACCTGAGCCTTGGTTTTGTAGCACAGAACGTACGTATAATACTCATCGGTACCGTCTTACACAGTTTTCACAGCGTTAGTCACCAGCCGGTGGACGTCAAGCTTCAGTTTGAAAGTAAAGAGACGACAAAAGACACTTTCATTGGAAGTTGTTGAAAACCAAACCGAAgacttcaaatgaatgaaataattcaaattcACCTGGACCACATAGCCTGAAAGACATTTGAAGTTCGGAGGCTGTGGTGCTCCATCGATTAAGACTTCCCCCGAGAGGCCGGACGGGTCCTTTCTTGCAGCCAAAACATCCAAGAATCtttgaagaaaataaagcaatatGTATAGtgtaactacaacaacaacaaatgcataTATGTGCATATTCTTGGGCGCTTGAATGCGATACTTACGATGATTTTCCACTTCCAGTAGGTCCGAGAATAGCGTTCAGGCCAGGTCTCATAATcccactataacacacacaataacacacacattataaatAGGTGCAgggaaaaaatatacatatataatgtgCAAAACCATTGAAAGAATAATTCAAAAGCAAATCGTTTGACTTCAGAGGGAGCGGCTGCACAAAAGCACAAGAAAGAgccagtgataaaaaaaaaaaaaaaagaaatagaagaaaagaCTGAATTAAAGTCTGGCGGAGGAATCACGTGACGCTGTTTAATTCGTCTCCCTGGCAGGCTGCTCTTTAGTGCATCAGAGAGATTATATGCAAGAACGCATGCTTAATATCATATAATTAACACTGTGGCGGGAGCAGGCCCAAAAAACTTGTGCGAAATCATTCATTCTTCCCTGGGAAATGTCAGGTGCGCTTAATACCATCAGAAAGAAACCATTGTACGAGTTTCACTGTTGCCCTACTTTGTATAGGGATATAATGAGACATGTTAAAACGACACGGAAACCCACTGCTCCTTATCAGTAACCAGGAATTAAACACAACTATTGcatgaaattcaaaatttagctaaattttaatttagattttgcTCAGTTTTTCTACAACTCAGCAACCTAAGATTCATCAGTgtcaagagaaaagagagaaagatgagaaaataaagacagaataaaGAAGACAGGAGAGTTTTATGGTACAACTGACTTGAGGTCCACCAGTATTTCCCTGGCGCTGATTTTCCTTTTGCATGAGAAGCCGCTCTTCATGTGCACTTTGTACTGGACGTTGTGGAAGCTGACAGTGGAGCCACACGGCTGCTTGCTCCGGTCCACGGCCGCGCCGACTTTAGGTCTGGCCATCCCATTGGTGCCGATATCTTCGATCATTGCAATGTTTATGTGGCCGGTTCTGTCCATCCTCCTCTGCAGCACGCAACCTGTCTGCAACAGTAAACAACAGCGACGGTACACGgagataaaaatctaaaatcactCAATGTTAAAACTCGTTCATCCCTGATTCTATTCCAGAGGACGTGTAAATGTTTTGTACTTCGAgttaaaaaagtgtggtgtgaaattaaatttgaaaaatgattaaggaagatatttatttaaacaatctGAAGTAATTTTAAGGTTTAATGGTAGTTTTTGATAAAGTTTGTTAAAGATTAAGTTGAACTGCTAGAAAATCTAGtgaaataaaagatttattgttaaattaaatttaaaaaatagtgGATAATTCGTAGCATTAAaccttattaaaataaaaatccaagtATCTCAAAACTGCACTTTAAATGTAGGCTGTTATTAAGGGTATCGTGTACttgaatgaatttattaaaaaaggGACTGAGATCTGGCTGGCAACACACTcggctgagtaaataaaattaaatcaaggTTTGACACATTCATTCAACATCGCTAACACTTTAAAGGGAAAACTTCAGTGTGTGCAACTAAAATGATAAATCAACACGATCAACGCGGAGGTGTGGAGCGGTTCTATTTATTCACAGTTCTCTGAGATCTGTTAATGTTCCTGAAGTCTGTTTCCAAGGATGCTGTGAACAACCAAGTTTAAATGtagaaattaatattttaacatgaatcaaAGAAGATCATTCTGAACAAACTCGGTTCATGgtatagctaaaaaaaaaaaaagactttaggTTTAAACTCAAGTCTGGAAAGATCCGCTTAAATGGATccataaataaatcactgcaaTAAACACTGGTATTTATTTAGTGCATTCTCCTGTTGAGAAGTTTTATTGTTCCTATCGAGGTCCTAGTTACCAGTGAGGACGCAGAGGTGACGCTCGCATCAGTTTAGAGGGATTCAGAGTTTATAAAAACCTGTTACCATTTCTAATTTTCAGTTCAGGTGTTGATACTAAGCACATACTGGCATAATTTGTCCAAAAATGAGCACGGATActcaacatttatttcaaactgtaaagTTTGGTGGTTATTTTCCTCACTGAAGCAGACAAGAATCTAATTTATCCGCATACATGACCTGAGTAATTTGGGGTCAGACCTGATTCTTATGTGTGAAGGCTGTGGTGAATTTAATTAATGCTCTCATCCAGGCGGATAATTTTGAATTCCTTGATGAATTTCTAAGGTCTACTGATTCTTAAGTACCGCTAAAACATGTGACCTtgcagaaataaaatggaaagaaaaaaaaaaaacattcaatagTTAGTGCAATGATGTTGCTGCAGAGTTTAGAGACTTACCAGGATATGAGGATGTGAGAaggctgctgtcggctgcagacTGACGAAGCAGAGAGACTGTGCAGGCCGACCAACATCAGCTCATGACAGCAGGGCCCTCACCCACCACACAGCCCCTCACTTCACCGGAGCCCACCGAGCAGCACAGCGGATTAACCCTTCACTCACCTCTAAACCGGACAACCATGCTTCAAATAAAGCCTGTTTGGTCCTTTTAACTACTTGTACTGATGAAACTTGTTACAGTTTTGTAGTTTATCGCAGGACTGTTTTATTGTAGGAGAGTATTTGACACCTTTCAACGCATTTCCATTACGTAGACATTTAGTTTTAGC
The nucleotide sequence above comes from Mugil cephalus isolate CIBA_MC_2020 chromosome 2, CIBA_Mcephalus_1.1, whole genome shotgun sequence. Encoded proteins:
- the abcg2d gene encoding broad substrate specificity ATP-binding cassette transporter ABCG2d, which produces MDRTGHINIAMIEDIGTNGMARPKVGAAVDRSKQPCGSTVSFHNVQYKVHMKSGFSCKRKISAREILVDLNGIMRPGLNAILGPTGSGKSSFLDVLAARKDPSGLSGEVLIDGAPQPPNFKCLSGYVVQDDVVMGTLTVRENLRFSAALRLPSSVPQSEKEARVNHLIKELGLTKVADSKVGTQMTRGISGGERKRTNIGMELIIDPAVLFLDEPTTGLDASTANSVLLLLKRMASNGRTIIMSIHQPRYSIYRLFDTLTLLVSGKMVYHGPAPNALDYFANIGYSCEPHNNPADFFLDVINGDFTATAMTKVHGSEDLDFEELSSSRQSIEERLVEEYKNSSYSGTTRAELERIVQDKEYISRPKSRTITYNTSFFHQLRWVLKRTFQNLMLNPQTSVAQLGVNVFLALIVGAIFFGVKDDQSGIQNRMGALFFITTNQCFSTVSAAELFITERKLFVHEYISGYYRVSVYFLSKILSDVTLRTVTSVVFSCIVYFLIGLKSTVEGFFVFTLTVTLVAYTATAMTMAISADQSIVALANIFMTITFVFMMIFSGLLVNLPSIMDWLAWLKYFSIPRYGLAALKINEFVGLKFCDESALQTANDSAVMTNCSVNTVGLTCTGEQYLDYLGIEYTSWGLWGNHVALSVMTIIFLIIAYLKLRYIRKFT